From Gemmatimonadaceae bacterium, the proteins below share one genomic window:
- a CDS encoding CPBP family intramembrane metalloprotease: MTSARPDAFSSIAIGVFGALFFGIVAAPAFVLSTPWSISWSLGTVAACSYLNRQAKWWSAATTERSVGAKLQWYGRLVASLAPTCLSMLLLCELLFRGLTSAELRRWAGANFVIARLQLGSIGPIFYAVVAAPYIEELCFRGWVLSGLREMIGSRAAVLVSALMFGSLHFWYPSLGMVLIPVILGVFWGTLRIRFDSMLVATALHAFWNSLVIARLKGMTLVPSVLDRFPMANATLAILCAIAGGLSLAEGIWRVARSAPVQSHVSSARLGSSVDSD; encoded by the coding sequence ATGACCAGCGCTCGACCAGATGCATTCTCGTCCATCGCAATTGGGGTGTTTGGCGCGCTCTTCTTCGGGATTGTCGCGGCGCCGGCTTTTGTACTTAGCACTCCGTGGAGCATTTCGTGGTCGCTCGGTACTGTCGCGGCCTGCAGCTATCTCAATCGGCAAGCGAAGTGGTGGTCGGCCGCCACTACGGAACGCTCGGTGGGCGCAAAGTTGCAGTGGTACGGGCGGCTGGTGGCATCTTTAGCGCCAACGTGCCTCTCCATGCTTCTTCTTTGTGAGTTGCTCTTTCGTGGCCTCACGTCGGCGGAGCTAAGGCGGTGGGCAGGAGCGAACTTTGTTATCGCGCGACTTCAGCTGGGAAGCATCGGTCCCATCTTTTACGCGGTAGTAGCCGCACCGTACATCGAGGAGCTATGCTTTCGTGGTTGGGTGCTTTCAGGATTGCGCGAGATGATTGGTAGTCGCGCAGCGGTGCTCGTCTCGGCACTGATGTTTGGCTCTCTACACTTTTGGTATCCGTCGCTTGGCATGGTGCTCATTCCGGTGATCCTCGGAGTTTTTTGGGGCACGCTGCGCATTCGGTTTGACTCAATGCTAGTCGCCACGGCACTTCACGCGTTCTGGAACAGTCTGGTCATTGCGCGTCTTAAGGGGATGACGCTCGTTCCATCAGTGCTCGACAGATTTCCGATGGCGAACGCGACCCTCGCGATTCTTTGCGCCATCGCCGGAGGTTTGAGCCTCGCAGAGGGAATATGGCGCGTAGCTCGATCCGCACCCGTCCAGTCTCATGTGAGTTCTGCGAGACTAGGTTCGTCCGTTGATTCCGACTAA